One window of the Thiovulum sp. ES genome contains the following:
- a CDS encoding periplasmic component of the Tol biopolymer transport system (PFAM: TolB amino-terminal domain~TIGRFAM: tol-pal system beta propeller repeat protein TolB), with amino-acid sequence MKKIVLFVLFSITLWSADSTIEVIKKVNQLTPIVVEDATENPEIQYLSEKFHRVLVNDLKVLTLFDVKENREKTSIQSNSPEFKNREILYVVKYKLSLDELKRVVGEIKLVHSGLKKELFHKKYTIGKEELYPFLAHKITSNLNEHFKMPKIDWLTKYVVFSRYTKPKHSEIVIGDYTLTYMKTVVKNGLNLFPKWADSEQNEFYFTNYNNSVPTLYKMNYKTGEVKKILSSEGMLVCSDVSKDGKKLLLTLAKNGQPDIYLHNLETGEQNALTNYSGIDVSANFIEDENRFTFVSDRLGYPNIFAQHIDDFNGTTTEQLVYYGKNNNSCTSHEKYIVYSSRESHDAFEKNTFNLHLISTDTNFVRRLTATGMNQFPKFSPDGGSILFIKEFQNQSSLGIIRLEYNENFLFPLSIGKIQSIDW; translated from the coding sequence TTGAAAAAAATAGTTTTATTTGTTCTATTTTCGATAACTCTTTGGAGTGCAGACTCTACAATTGAAGTGATAAAAAAGGTGAATCAACTTACACCTATTGTTGTTGAAGATGCAACTGAAAATCCAGAAATTCAATATTTATCAGAAAAATTCCACCGAGTTTTAGTAAATGATTTAAAAGTTTTAACACTTTTTGATGTCAAAGAGAACAGAGAAAAAACCTCTATTCAAAGTAATAGCCCCGAGTTTAAAAATAGAGAAATATTATATGTTGTGAAATATAAACTCTCGCTTGATGAACTTAAAAGAGTTGTAGGAGAAATTAAACTTGTTCATTCAGGTTTAAAAAAAGAGCTTTTTCATAAAAAATACACAATTGGAAAAGAGGAACTCTACCCTTTTTTAGCACACAAAATAACTTCAAATTTGAACGAACATTTTAAAATGCCAAAAATTGATTGGCTTACAAAATATGTCGTTTTTTCAAGATACACAAAACCGAAACACAGTGAAATTGTTATCGGTGATTACACCCTAACTTATATGAAAACTGTTGTAAAAAATGGTCTAAACCTATTTCCAAAGTGGGCAGACAGCGAACAGAATGAGTTCTATTTTACAAATTACAACAACAGTGTTCCAACTCTCTACAAAATGAATTACAAAACTGGTGAAGTTAAAAAGATTCTTTCAAGCGAAGGAATGCTTGTTTGCTCTGATGTATCAAAAGATGGGAAAAAACTCCTCCTAACTCTAGCAAAAAATGGACAACCAGATATTTATCTCCACAATTTAGAGACTGGCGAACAGAATGCACTAACAAATTACAGCGGAATCGATGTTTCAGCAAATTTTATTGAAGATGAAAATCGTTTCACTTTTGTTTCTGATCGACTTGGATACCCAAATATTTTTGCACAACATATCGATGATTTTAATGGAACAACAACGGAACAGCTTGTCTATTATGGAAAAAACAATAACTCCTGCACATCACATGAAAAATATATTGTTTATAGTAGTCGAGAGAGTCATGATGCTTTTGAAAAAAATACTTTTAATTTGCATCTAATTTCAACAGACACAAATTTTGTTCGACGACTCACAGCGACTGGCATGAATCAGTTTCCAAAATTCTCTCCTGATGGTGGTTCAATCCTCTTTATTAAAGAGTTCCAAAATCAGAGTTCTCTCGGAATTATTAGACTTGAATATAATGAAAACTTTCTTTTTCCTCTAAGTATTGGCAAAATACAAAGTATTGATTGGTAA
- a CDS encoding outer membrane protein/peptidoglycan-associated (lipo)protein (PFAM: OmpA family~TIGRFAM: peptidoglycan-associated lipoprotein) — protein sequence MFYSFLISIFLLFAGCGDDAIPNPAVSENNETEEDFIIGDENETLETDVLNDDLIAEAMDMETNTTEENPALQLVDDTTEGVNTIFESLFFNFDSFQLSEEMMTLLKKNIEIMEKERLQKKGIIIEGNCDEWGTDEYNYALGLKRAKVIQEVLIIEGIPKDRIRIVSYGESNPMCLEDNSECRSKNRRVDFKLEDKYEKD from the coding sequence ATGTTTTATTCTTTTTTAATTTCTATATTTCTTCTTTTTGCAGGTTGTGGTGATGATGCTATTCCAAATCCAGCAGTTTCTGAAAACAATGAGACTGAAGAGGATTTTATAATCGGCGATGAAAATGAGACTCTGGAAACAGATGTTTTAAATGATGACCTCATCGCAGAAGCAATGGATATGGAGACAAATACAACGGAAGAGAATCCCGCTTTACAACTTGTCGATGACACTACCGAAGGAGTAAATACAATTTTTGAAAGCCTCTTTTTCAATTTTGATAGTTTCCAACTTTCTGAAGAGATGATGACTCTTTTGAAAAAGAATATTGAAATAATGGAGAAAGAGCGACTTCAGAAAAAAGGGATTATTATCGAGGGAAATTGCGATGAGTGGGGAACGGATGAGTATAATTATGCACTTGGTTTAAAACGGGCAAAAGTTATACAAGAAGTTCTCATAATCGAAGGAATTCCAAAAGATAGAATTAGAATAGTTAGTTACGGAGAAAGTAACCCTATGTGTCTCGAAGATAATAGTGAATGTCGCTCAAAAAATCGTCGAGTAGATTTTAAATTGGAGGATAAATATGAAAAAGATTAG
- a CDS encoding acetyltransferase, N-acetylglutamate synthase (PFAM: Acetyltransferase (GNAT) family) yields the protein MQKFHNVEIGGATLHDVEQIEKLLEKEVEKGVILYRSTDEIAQNIRSYIIAKIGNEIVGVVSLYIYSKELSEFRSLFVSENIRKSGVGRKLIQHGIEIGKNLGLKEFLVLTYKKDFFLKLGFYEIEKSEIPNGKIWADCVKCQYFPVCDEVALLFKA from the coding sequence GTGCAAAAGTTCCATAATGTTGAAATTGGAGGGGCGACTCTCCATGATGTTGAGCAGATAGAGAAACTTCTTGAAAAGGAAGTTGAAAAAGGTGTAATCCTCTATCGTTCCACTGATGAAATTGCTCAAAATATCCGTTCATATATCATCGCAAAAATTGGGAACGAGATTGTCGGAGTTGTGAGTCTCTACATATATTCAAAGGAACTTTCTGAATTTCGTTCGCTTTTTGTCTCTGAAAATATTCGGAAAAGTGGAGTCGGTCGGAAATTGATTCAGCACGGAATTGAAATTGGAAAAAATTTGGGCTTAAAAGAGTTTCTTGTTCTCACATATAAAAAAGATTTTTTCTTAAAACTCGGTTTTTATGAAATTGAAAAGAGTGAAATTCCAAACGGAAAAATTTGGGCAGATTGTGTTAAGTGTCAATATTTTCCTGTTTGCGATGAGGTCGCACTTCTTTTTAAAGCTTAA
- a CDS encoding prepilin-type N-terminal cleavage/methylation domain-containing protein (TIGRFAM: prepilin-type N-terminal cleavage/methylation domain), with protein sequence MFLTKSRKALTLIELVLAIFLFGILITFLYSITGELRFSNSLLKERDKRFEQKELLISLLRKDLFGSEEFSIEKRNSENMVLHMRTKNSLYNSYKAYVKWYLEPEIHILVRAESPETFVLPVIQDKLHLVRFDVIWRDLENFRAYVSKANDGIIVSTKDINNSKIFAIELPKFSTSSASGSKSKSTDVKEDSNESNKSSEN encoded by the coding sequence TTGTTCCTTACAAAAAGTAGAAAAGCTCTTACTCTTATAGAATTAGTTCTTGCAATTTTCCTTTTTGGAATTTTGATAACTTTTCTGTATTCAATAACTGGAGAACTTCGGTTTTCCAACTCTCTTCTCAAAGAGAGAGATAAACGATTTGAGCAAAAAGAACTCCTAATCTCTTTGCTACGAAAAGACCTTTTTGGTTCTGAAGAGTTTTCAATTGAGAAACGAAATTCCGAAAATATGGTTCTTCACATGCGAACTAAAAATTCACTCTACAACTCTTATAAAGCTTATGTAAAATGGTATTTAGAGCCTGAAATTCACATTCTTGTTCGTGCAGAATCTCCAGAAACTTTTGTTCTACCTGTTATTCAAGATAAATTGCATTTAGTTAGATTTGATGTTATTTGGCGAGATTTGGAAAATTTTCGTGCCTATGTCTCAAAAGCAAATGATGGAATAATTGTTTCAACAAAAGATATAAACAATTCAAAAATTTTTGCAATTGAGTTACCAAAGTTTTCAACTTCATCTGCTTCTGGTTCAAAAAGCAAAAGTACTGATGTGAAAGAGGATTCAAACGAATCTAATAAAAGTTCTGAAAATTAG
- a CDS encoding Rhodanese-related sulfurtransferase (PFAM: Rhodanese-like domain): MNAYPTKDLFREKRKLPIIDIRTEQEWIQTGILEKSHTITFFDEMGNYNIESFLAELHGIIGKGKDNEFMLICRTGSRTGQIANYLAQSGYKPINLAGGIHYVLAQKSYEIVPYKK, from the coding sequence ATGAATGCTTACCCTACAAAAGACCTCTTTAGAGAGAAACGAAAATTACCAATTATCGACATCAGAACAGAACAAGAGTGGATTCAAACAGGAATTCTAGAAAAAAGCCATACAATTACATTTTTTGATGAAATGGGAAATTACAATATCGAGAGTTTTTTAGCTGAACTTCACGGAATTATTGGTAAGGGAAAAGATAATGAATTTATGCTTATCTGCCGAACTGGTAGCCGAACAGGACAAATTGCAAATTATCTTGCACAGAGTGGATACAAGCCTATCAATCTTGCTGGTGGAATTCATTATGTTTTAGCTCAAAAAAGCTACGAAATTGTTCCTTACAAAAAGTAG
- a CDS encoding Rhodanese-related sulfurtransferase (PFAM: Rhodanese-like domain) yields MNRFLFTTIFSFLFSSSLFSGVEQSYPTRELINSGIKIIDIRTESEWRQSGVLSGVYPITFFYDDGSYNVRLFLRQLNSVVEKGEKFALICRSGSRTKTVSRFLGQNGYNVVNLVGGMNYATKKVGIQPVKYLPNKGYIQ; encoded by the coding sequence TTGAATAGATTTCTTTTTACGACGATCTTCTCTTTTCTGTTTTCAAGCTCTCTTTTTAGTGGAGTAGAACAGAGCTATCCGACACGAGAGCTTATCAATTCAGGTATCAAAATCATTGATATTAGAACAGAAAGCGAATGGAGACAGAGCGGAGTTCTTTCTGGTGTTTATCCAATCACATTTTTTTATGATGATGGGAGTTACAATGTCAGGCTTTTTTTAAGACAGCTAAATAGTGTTGTCGAAAAAGGTGAAAAGTTTGCCCTCATTTGCAGAAGTGGAAGTCGAACAAAGACTGTCTCAAGATTTCTTGGACAAAACGGCTACAACGTTGTCAATCTTGTTGGCGGAATGAACTATGCCACAAAAAAAGTTGGAATTCAACCAGTAAAATATTTACCAAATAAAGGATATATACAATAA
- a CDS encoding Flagellar biosynthesis protein FliL (PFAM: Flagellar basal body-associated protein FliL) has protein sequence MAEETENTEEEKKEEKKSNPMMIIIGGVLVLLLVIGGVLAFLLSGGEEEEMAKNGPTASAGANGGEAEERPSTFNSPRRKSSLEVGPMYEMDQFIVNLMSDGGRRYLKIKVNLELEDESMVEEITSKLPVLRDTIIRIASSKSLEEISTQKGKDGLKDQIVNEINANMKDGKINNIYFTDFVVQ, from the coding sequence GTGGCTGAAGAGACAGAAAACACGGAAGAAGAGAAAAAAGAGGAGAAGAAGAGTAATCCAATGATGATCATCATCGGTGGAGTTCTTGTTCTTTTACTTGTTATCGGTGGAGTTCTTGCTTTTTTACTGTCTGGCGGTGAAGAAGAGGAAATGGCTAAAAATGGTCCAACTGCATCAGCGGGAGCCAATGGTGGTGAAGCTGAAGAGAGACCCTCGACTTTTAACAGTCCTCGACGAAAAAGTAGTTTAGAAGTTGGTCCAATGTATGAGATGGATCAGTTTATTGTAAATCTTATGAGTGATGGCGGTCGAAGATACTTAAAAATCAAAGTAAATCTTGAGCTTGAAGACGAATCTATGGTTGAAGAAATCACTTCTAAATTGCCTGTTTTAAGAGATACAATTATTAGAATTGCAAGTTCAAAAAGTCTTGAAGAAATCTCTACTCAAAAGGGTAAAGATGGTCTCAAAGATCAAATCGTAAATGAGATTAATGCAAATATGAAAGATGGTAAAATCAATAACATCTACTTCACAGATTTTGTAGTTCAGTAA